The Lycium ferocissimum isolate CSIRO_LF1 chromosome 1, AGI_CSIRO_Lferr_CH_V1, whole genome shotgun sequence genome includes a region encoding these proteins:
- the LOC132060105 gene encoding F-box/kelch-repeat protein At3g23880-like: MEYDEDEGSHQHPKQNKPPNKSHFSSTSIQESILIIPTLPEELIIEILLRLPVKSLLKFRSVSKSWLALISTPEFINTHLSISANSQRLVLTHHKFVLTPSVHKYQYNIESCSLSSLLNNDSVIESFDLDYPMNNPLKNVWVVGSVNGLICLAIGFTDLFLWNPSTRKFKKLPDSRPTGRPACFKYGFGYDEYHDDYKVIGMFCYIHGRSRHVEVKLYSLKSDNWRTHDEDFSGEIQFARTGKFVNGRIYWANNDCRDLHKDWKIISIDLADEKWGKVEQPCYDEGYNFLLLGALGSDLSVFCNYPRTHTDVWVMKQYGVKESWTKMYTIRYPSDLENLFSSGISPTLFMSNKGEILLMRRSTFMRYNPKDESIRYTKVAKFRFCIEADIYIESLVCPFLQDEPRTQQD, translated from the coding sequence ATggaatatgatgaagatgaaggctCGCATCAACACCCAAAACAGAACAAACCCCCAAACAAGtctcatttttcatcaacttcaattcaagaatCAATCTTGATAATCCCTACCCTTCCAGAAGAACTCATCATTGAAATACTTTTAAGGCTACCAGTGAAATCACTCTTGAAATTCAGGTCTGTTTCAAAATCTTGGCTTGCTTTGATCTCTACCCCTGAATTTATCAATACCCATCTCAGTATATCTGCTAATAGCCAGAGACTTGTGTTGACACATCACAAGTTTGTATTGACTCCTTCTGTTCATAAATACCAGTACAATATTGAGAGTTGTTCTCTTAGCTCTTTACTTAATAATGACTCTGTTATTGAATCATTTGACTTGGATTATCCCATGAATAACCCCCTCAAAAATGTTTGGGTTGTGGGTTCTGTCAATGGATTGATTTGTCTTGCCATTGGGTTCACTGACTTGTTTCTATGGAATCCATCtactagaaagttcaagaaattgcCTGATTCTAGACCTACTGGTAGACCTGCATGTTTCAAATATGGTTTTGGATATGATGAGTATCATGATGATTATAAGGTAATAGGTATGTTTTGTTACATACATGGCCGTTCGCGTCACGTTGAGGTAAAACTATATAGTCTAAAGAGTGATAATTGGAGAACTCATGATGAGGATTTTTCGGGCGAGATTCAATTCGCTAGGACAGGAAAGTTTGTAAATGGAAGAATATATTGGGCTAATAATGATTGTCGTGATTTGCATAAGGATTGGAAAATCATTTCTATCGATTTGGCTGATGAGAAATGGGGAAAGGTGGAGCAGCCATGCTATGATGAAGGATACAATTTTTTGTTGCTGGGAGCATTGGGAAGTGATCTTTCTGTATTTTGTAATTATCCTAGAACTCACACAGATGTGTGGGTTATGAAGCAGTATGGGGTTAAAGAGTCTTGGACAAAAATGTACACCATTAGATATCCTAGTGATCTtgagaatttattttcttctggtATTTCTCCAACACTTTTCATGTCAAACAAAGGTGAAATATTGCTTATGCGTAGATCAACTTTCATGAGATACAATCCAAAGGATGAATCGATCAGATATACAAAGGTTGCTAAGTTTCGTTTCTGTATTGAGGCAGACATCTACATTGAAAGCCTAGTTTGTCCCTTTTTACAAGACGAACCACGCACACAACAAGACTAA
- the LOC132061024 gene encoding uncharacterized protein LOC132061024 gives MDEVSENPRDAMTPYPDLPGDYHNWSSTVIFFQEVKSCINVLARDCDTGCTYYVVNIGWDEYIRLGEVAYTAGDSKVFFIGNAEGHEDPAIFSQECKVYDIPKRQWLLGYPRLRAFMPKPVMFFVDMRLYVLSSSMTRRHAHFEMLDINNLSRGWLSLPEPAFVWTCVRVSSHPIIIDYSKKMLYVGESDWGLYTCTRTLYAFSLKDKIWHKYRRSKSLSPCTCNLMKASWSSRCVIVENHLYKFRVYKYTEKFQAMLIIRNLEHNIKVYNKGVQLDYVDYIHSYGDPPIDGTYEVDLSRIVDPNVLLDKHANGKLIYLGKRNSDGRFSLVIRYSVFNDVRDRIGQYVYTCTFDLESTDETFYVKKVGNSTNSCAEEYHRLLVSTCIYLLQGSEKVEEGGEEEEEEEEEKKKKKKKKKKKKKKIEGKTEEKKEKGVRSIKRKDFCFWKGKEKEVRSLQEIKVIIRKEEEKKKKKWEKQREIRGEREIRQIERRISGVYGLSKDIKLVVEEAIYFQISDAWDYTILEKEEKKVGCCSPQFDDYLSESCDKTYLVLDTATSKQVLMTDLHCGICKLLLCRPVVLNCGHGAEAKAADCKSLPKFNLSTWLMGGGSVHYGFGCDCCGDGLHTILGGVENLLSLQIFGQLEMASVFNQKGRK, from the exons ATGGACGAGGTTTCTGAAAACCCCCGTGATGCAATGACACCTTATCCCGATTTGCCCGGTGATTACCACAACTGGTCATCCACAGTGATCTTTTTTCAAGAAGTGAAATCCTGTATCAATGTGCTTGCTCGGGATTGTGACACTGGTTGTACGTACTATGTTGTCAACATCGGTTGGGACGAGTATATTCGTCTTGGGGAAGTTGCATATACTGCTGGTGACAGTAAAGTGTTTTTTATTGGTAATGCCGAAGGTCATGAGGACCCGGCAATTTTCTCTCAAGAATGCAAAGTTTATGATATTCCCAAGAGGCAGTGGCTGCTGGGCTACCCAAGGTTGAGAGCTTTCATGCCCAAGCCAGTTATGTTTTTTGTTGATATGCGGCTTTATGTGCTTTCTAGTAGTATGACCCGTAGACATGCACACTTTGAGATGCTGGATATCAATAATCTTTCCCGAGGTTGGCTTTCACTACCTGAACCCGCTTTTGTTTGGACATGTGTAAGGGTCAGTAGCCATCCTATAATTATTGACTACTCCAAGAAGATGCTGTACGTAGGTGAGTCTGACTGGGGTCTATACACTTGCACTAGAACACTTTATGCTTTCAGCTTGAAAGATAAGATTTGGCATAAGTATCGCCGTTCAAAATCTTTGTCACCTTGCACCTGTAATCTTATGAAAGCCAGTTGGTCAAGTCGTTGTGTAATTGTAGAAAATCACTTGTACAAATTCCGAGTGTACAAATACACTGAGAAATTTCAAGCTATGCTAATCATCCGTAATTTGGAGCATAATATAAAGGTGTACAATAAAGGAGTACAGCTCGATTATGTTGATTATATTCACAGTTATGGTGATCCACCCATCGATGGAACATATGAGGTTGATCTCTCCCGCATTGTTGACCCTAATGTGCTTCTGGATAAGCATGCCAATGGCAAGCTAATTTATCTAGGAAAGAGGAATTCAGACGGAAGGTTTTCTTTGGTTATCCGGTACTCTGTATTTAATGACGTGCGTGACAGGATTGGTCAATATGTGTATACATGCACGTTTGACCTGGAATCAACAGATGAAACTTTCTATGTCAAGAAAGTTGGCAACTCAACCAACTCTTGTGCAGAAGAGTATCACCGGTTGTTAG TATCTACATGCATTTACTTGCTTCAGGGAAGCGAAAAAGTAGAAGAAGggggggaggaggaggaggaggaggaggaggagaagaagaagaagaagaagaagaagaagaagaagaagaagaagatcgaGGGGAAGACggaggagaagaaggagaaggggGTCAGAAGCATCAAGAGGAAGGACTTTTGTTTTTGGAAGGGGAAGGAGAAGGAGGTCAGAAGCCTCCAGGAGATCAAGGTGATCATCAgaaaggaggaggagaagaagaagaagaagtgggAGAAGCAGAGGGAAATCCGGGGTGAGAGGGAAATCCGGCAGATCGAGAGACGCATCAGTGGAGT TTATGGATTAAGCAAAGATATTAAGCTGGTGGTGGAAGAagcaatatattttcaaatttcagaTGCTTGGGACTAtaccattcttgaaa AAGAGGAGAAGAAAGTAGGATGTTGTTCACCTCAGTTTGATGATTATTTATCAGAATCCTGTGACAAGACCTATCTTGTTCTGGATACTGCAACTAGTAAGCAGGTGCTTATGACAGATTTGCATTGTGGGATCTGCAAACTGTTGTTGTGCCGACCTGTAGTTCTTAATTGTGGCCATG GAGCTGAGGCCAAAGCTGCTGATTGCAAATCGCTACCTAAATTTAATCTTTCAACATGGTTAATGGGTGGAGGATCAGTTCATTATGGATttggttgtgattgttgtggg GATGGGCTCCACACCATCCTTGGAGGAGTTGAGAATTTGTTGTCATTACAAATATTTGGCCAACTCGAGATGGCTAGTGTGTTTAAtcaaaaaggaaggaaatag
- the LOC132061036 gene encoding F-box/kelch-repeat protein At3g23880-like, which translates to MSIVSCSLFQRAQISATHNGVKSILNFRSVSKSWLSLVSNNEFIKTHLSISANNKDFTHHRLILSCFRPENVEDISLKDCSLSSLLHDSVADSFDLDYPMKKLHKYVKVVGSVNGLICLVVERKDFILWNPSIRKFKKLSDSRAARCYFVYGFGYDELHDDYKVVAISSSSSVHKVETKIYSLKGDSLTSIHYFRVGLLSSLSGILVNGKFHWAQYTLNVRHGWDIISIDTIDGKWGKVEKPCYGEGDFEFTMWPGLGVMGSDLSMYCRHLRARTDFWIMKEYGVKNSWTKVFTFNYPHDNPAGHMFSPPFIMSSKGDILFRFGSAFVIYNPKDDSFKNQKVTNCNIFCDANIYIESLVWPFWQKEPVTQQRKLKKLRRKQSGKSN; encoded by the exons ATGTCAATAGTATCTTGTAGTCTTTTCCAAAGAGCTCAAATTTCTGCAACCCATAATGGTG TGAAATCAATCTTGAATTTCAGGTCTGTTTCAAAATCTTGGCTTTCTTTAGTCTCTAACAATGAATTTATCAAAACCCATCTCAGTATATCTGCTAATAACAAGGATTTCACTCACCATAGGCTTatcttgagttgttttagaCCTGAGAATGTTGAGGATATTTCCCTTAAGGACTGTTCCCTTAGTTCTTTGCTTCATGACTCTGTTGCTGATTCATTTGACTTGGATTATCCTATGAAAAAACTCCATAAATATGTTAAGGTTGTGGGTTCTGTCAATGGGTTGATTTGTCTTGTTGTTGAGAGAAAAGACTTCATTCTCTGGAACCCATCAattaggaaattcaagaaattgtCTGATTCTAGAGCTGCTAGATGCTATTTCGTGTATGGTTTTGGATATGACGAGCTTCACGATGATTATAAGGTAGTGGCTATTTCCAGTAGTAGCAGTGTGCATAAGGTTGAGACCAAAATATATAGTCTAAAGGGTGATTCTTTGACAAGTATCCATTATTTTCGGGTTGGGTTGCTTTCAAGTTTGTCGGGTATACTTGTGAATGGGAAGTTTCACTGGGCACAATATACTCTTAATGTTCGTCACGGTTGGGACATCATTTCTATTGATACGATTGATGGGAAATGGGGAAAGGTGGAGAAACCATGCTATGGGGAAGGAGATTTTGAGTTTACGATGTGGCCAGGACTAGGAGTGATGGGAAGTGATCTTTCTATGTATTGTCGTCATCTGAGAGCTCGCACAGATTTTTGGATTATGAAGGAGTATGGGGTTAAAAATTCTTGGACAAAGGTGTTTACCTTTAATTATCCTCATGACAATCCCGCTGGGCATATGTTTTCTCCGCCCTTTATCATGTCCAGTAAAGGTGATATTTTGTTTCGGTTTGGATCAGCTTTCGTGATTTATAATCCAAAGGACGACTCCTTCAAAAATCAAAAGGTTACGAACTGTAATATCTTTTGCGATGCAAACATCTACATTGAAAGCCTGGTTTGGCCATTTTGGCAGAAGGAACCAGTGACGCAACAACGAAAGCTGAAAAAGCTTAGAAGAAAACAATCTGGTAAAAGTAACTAG